A region from the Kribbella shirazensis genome encodes:
- a CDS encoding haloacid dehalogenase-like hydrolase yields the protein MTDPGEALSSWRDTPARQAIVDYVGRAVQEGGAQYVPPSERIAVFDNDGTLWCEKPMPVELGFILQRLAEMAEQDPSLRSRQPWQAARDKDYAWLGGVITKHYHGDDSDVKVLLGGIVQAFAGMSVDSYAELAGSFLLTTPHPTLGRLLRECTYLPMVELLHYLEAHGFTTFIASGGDRDFMRPVTEDIYGIPAERIIGSSTGLRYQDDDAGGSLVYQAEMDVFDDGPLKPVRIWSRTGRRPVVACGNSNGDIPMLRYAGHPKCPGLRLLVLHDDEDREFSYTAGAEKSLEQARAQDWTVVSIKNDWSTVFAEPLMG from the coding sequence GTGACCGATCCTGGAGAAGCGCTGTCGTCCTGGAGGGACACTCCGGCACGACAGGCGATCGTGGACTACGTCGGCCGGGCCGTGCAGGAGGGTGGGGCGCAGTACGTCCCGCCCTCCGAGCGGATCGCCGTGTTCGACAACGACGGCACGCTGTGGTGCGAGAAGCCGATGCCGGTCGAGCTCGGATTCATCCTGCAGCGGCTGGCCGAGATGGCCGAACAGGACCCGAGCCTTCGCTCCCGCCAGCCCTGGCAGGCCGCCCGGGACAAGGACTACGCGTGGCTCGGTGGGGTGATCACCAAGCACTACCACGGCGACGACAGCGATGTGAAGGTACTCCTGGGCGGCATCGTTCAGGCGTTCGCAGGGATGAGTGTCGACAGCTACGCGGAGCTGGCCGGAAGTTTCCTCCTCACGACGCCCCATCCGACGCTCGGCCGGCTGCTTCGGGAGTGCACCTACCTCCCGATGGTCGAACTGCTGCACTATCTGGAAGCCCATGGGTTCACGACCTTCATCGCGTCCGGCGGCGACCGCGACTTCATGCGACCGGTGACCGAGGACATCTACGGCATTCCGGCCGAGCGCATCATCGGTAGCTCGACCGGCCTGCGGTACCAGGACGACGACGCCGGCGGATCGCTGGTCTACCAGGCCGAGATGGATGTCTTCGACGACGGTCCGTTGAAGCCGGTGCGCATCTGGAGCCGGACCGGCCGGCGACCCGTCGTTGCCTGCGGCAACTCCAACGGCGACATCCCGATGCTCCGGTACGCCGGACACCCGAAGTGTCCCGGACTACGGCTGCTGGTCCTGCACGACGACGAGGATCGCGAATTCAGCTATACCGCCGGAGCGGAGAAGTCGCTCGAGCAGGCCCGTGCACAGGACTGGACGGTGGTCAGCATCAAGAACGACTGGTCGACAGTCTTCGCCGAACCCCTGATGGGCTAG
- a CDS encoding GAP family protein, whose product MGDVIGEILPLALVVAISPIPIIAAILMLLSPNAKTTGVGFLVGWIAGVVIAVVAFTLLSSLLSEDDSDTSNPVKGTIQLALGVLLILLAAKQWQARPRGQGEPELPKWMSAIDTLTTVKGLGLGFLLSALNPKNLIMAAGAGIAIGGGNLGTGETVVVIIVFTAIAASTVAVPVIGYLAAADRLAEPLEALRGWLVRENTVVMAILLLVIGVVMIGKGIGSF is encoded by the coding sequence ATGGGCGACGTGATCGGCGAGATCCTTCCGCTAGCGCTGGTTGTCGCGATCAGTCCGATCCCCATCATCGCGGCGATTCTCATGCTGTTGTCGCCGAACGCGAAAACAACCGGCGTCGGGTTCCTCGTCGGCTGGATCGCCGGGGTCGTCATCGCGGTGGTCGCCTTCACACTGCTCTCGTCGCTCCTGTCCGAGGACGATTCCGACACCTCGAACCCGGTCAAGGGCACGATCCAACTGGCCCTTGGCGTGCTGCTGATCCTCCTGGCCGCCAAACAGTGGCAGGCCCGTCCGCGCGGTCAGGGGGAGCCCGAATTGCCGAAGTGGATGTCGGCCATCGACACTCTCACCACGGTCAAGGGGCTCGGCCTCGGTTTCCTGCTGTCAGCGCTCAACCCGAAGAACCTCATCATGGCCGCCGGGGCGGGCATCGCGATCGGTGGTGGCAACCTCGGCACCGGTGAGACCGTCGTCGTCATCATCGTCTTCACCGCGATCGCCGCGAGTACCGTCGCGGTGCCCGTCATCGGCTACCTCGCGGCCGCCGACCGGTTGGCCGAGCCGCTCGAGGCTCTGCGCGGATGGCTGGTCCGGGAGAACACCGTCGTCATGGCGATCCTCCTCCTCGTCATCGGCGTCGTCATGATCGGCAAGGGCATCGGAAGCTTCTAG
- a CDS encoding arylsulfatase, with protein sequence MPEQFRGTINVDIRNSEPDWTPFEPARAPEGAPNVVYIVLDDVGFSAMSCYGGPIETPNIDAIAARGVRFTQWHTTALCSPTRSCLLTGRNHTRNSMACITEAAIGFPNASGTIPPENGMLPEILGERGWNTYMVGKWHLCPTDEMNLAATRRNWPSGRGFERWYGYLGAETNQWYPDLVYDNHPVNQPRSPEEGYHLTDDITDKAIEFIQDAKAIASEKPFFLYFAPGACHAPHHAPREWIDKFAGNFDQGYEAMREETLARQKKLGLVPADTELPPFNPIGTPQTRSGPDHQPFPELDYTRPWDTLNADERRLFSRMAEVYAGFLAHADHHIGRLLAYLEQTDQLENTMIVVVSDNGASGEGGPNGSVNEMKFANGIPDDLAENLAKLEDLGGTKTYNHYPNGWAMAFNTPFKMWKRYEFNGGTADPCIISWPSGAPARGELRHQYHHAIDIVPTILDVLDVEAPETIKGHTQSPIDGISMRASIDDASAESGRKTQFYSMLGSRSLYHEGWKVVSTHPTVSGWANFNADEWELYHVEVDRSEIRNLAAEQPEKVRELVNLWFSEAGANDAFPLDDRSPLEILSTPRPQLTAVKDRYVYFPDTAPVSEWQAVNTRNRSFTIGAAVDIPAPGAEGVLFAMGARFGGHALYVKDNRLHYVNSFVGAIEQQVVATKDIPTGKDLILSASFDKQGLEPTAATGVLSLYYGDEKVGEGNIKTQLGAFAIAGSGLYIGRHNGEPITDDYPGVPPHAFTGGTINRVAVDVSGEPYLDLEREAALMLMRE encoded by the coding sequence ATGCCTGAGCAGTTCCGAGGGACGATCAACGTCGACATCCGCAACTCCGAGCCGGATTGGACGCCGTTCGAGCCGGCCAGGGCCCCGGAGGGTGCACCGAACGTCGTCTATATCGTCCTGGACGACGTCGGCTTCTCGGCCATGAGCTGTTACGGAGGCCCGATCGAGACCCCCAACATCGACGCGATCGCCGCGCGCGGGGTGCGCTTCACGCAGTGGCACACGACGGCTCTGTGCTCACCGACCCGGTCGTGTCTGCTCACCGGCCGCAACCACACCCGCAACAGCATGGCGTGCATCACCGAGGCGGCGATCGGATTCCCGAACGCGAGCGGCACGATCCCACCGGAGAACGGGATGCTGCCGGAGATCCTCGGCGAGCGCGGCTGGAACACCTACATGGTCGGCAAGTGGCACCTGTGCCCCACTGACGAGATGAACCTGGCGGCGACGCGTCGCAACTGGCCGAGCGGCCGGGGCTTCGAGCGGTGGTACGGGTATCTCGGAGCCGAGACCAACCAGTGGTATCCCGACCTGGTCTACGACAACCACCCTGTCAATCAACCGCGCTCGCCCGAGGAGGGATACCACCTGACCGACGACATCACCGACAAGGCGATCGAGTTCATCCAGGACGCCAAGGCAATCGCTTCGGAGAAGCCCTTCTTCCTGTACTTCGCGCCCGGTGCCTGTCATGCACCGCACCACGCGCCGAGGGAATGGATCGACAAGTTCGCGGGCAACTTCGACCAGGGGTACGAAGCGATGCGGGAAGAGACCCTGGCGCGCCAGAAGAAGCTCGGTCTGGTGCCAGCCGACACCGAGCTGCCCCCGTTCAACCCGATCGGCACACCTCAGACGCGCAGCGGCCCTGACCACCAGCCGTTCCCGGAGCTGGATTACACCCGCCCGTGGGACACCCTGAACGCCGACGAGCGGCGTCTCTTCTCCCGAATGGCCGAGGTGTACGCCGGATTCCTCGCGCACGCCGACCACCACATCGGCCGGCTGCTCGCCTATCTGGAGCAGACCGACCAACTCGAGAACACCATGATCGTCGTCGTGTCCGACAACGGTGCGAGCGGCGAAGGCGGCCCGAACGGCTCGGTCAACGAGATGAAGTTCGCCAACGGGATCCCCGACGACCTGGCCGAGAACCTCGCCAAGCTCGAGGACCTCGGTGGCACGAAGACGTACAACCACTACCCGAACGGCTGGGCGATGGCCTTCAACACGCCGTTCAAGATGTGGAAGCGCTACGAGTTCAACGGTGGCACCGCGGACCCCTGCATCATCTCGTGGCCGTCGGGTGCGCCCGCCCGCGGCGAGCTCCGGCACCAGTACCACCACGCGATCGACATCGTCCCGACGATCCTCGACGTCCTCGACGTCGAAGCTCCTGAGACGATCAAAGGCCACACACAGAGCCCCATCGACGGGATCAGCATGCGGGCCAGCATCGACGACGCGTCCGCCGAGTCCGGGCGAAAGACACAGTTCTATTCGATGCTGGGATCCCGCTCGCTCTATCACGAGGGCTGGAAGGTGGTCTCAACCCACCCCACCGTGTCCGGGTGGGCCAACTTCAACGCCGACGAATGGGAGCTCTACCACGTCGAGGTCGACCGGTCGGAGATCAGGAACCTCGCGGCGGAGCAGCCCGAGAAGGTCCGTGAACTGGTGAACCTCTGGTTCTCCGAGGCCGGCGCGAACGACGCCTTCCCGCTCGACGATCGCTCGCCGCTGGAGATCCTCAGCACCCCCCGGCCCCAGCTGACCGCCGTGAAGGACAGGTACGTGTACTTCCCGGACACTGCGCCGGTCTCGGAGTGGCAGGCGGTCAACACCCGCAACCGCTCGTTCACGATCGGCGCGGCAGTCGACATCCCCGCGCCGGGAGCTGAAGGCGTGCTGTTCGCGATGGGCGCCAGGTTCGGTGGCCATGCTCTGTACGTGAAGGACAACCGGCTGCACTACGTGAACAGCTTCGTCGGAGCGATCGAGCAGCAGGTCGTCGCGACGAAGGACATCCCGACAGGCAAGGACCTGATCTTGTCGGCGTCCTTCGACAAGCAAGGGCTGGAGCCCACCGCAGCGACCGGAGTGCTCTCGCTGTACTACGGGGACGAGAAGGTCGGTGAGGGCAACATCAAGACCCAGCTCGGAGCCTTCGCCATCGCGGGTTCGGGCCTGTACATCGGCAGGCACAACGGAGAGCCGATCACCGACGACTACCCGGGCGTGCCGCCGCATGCCTTCACCGGCGGGACGATCAACCGGGTCGCGGTCGACGTCAGCGGCGAGCCGTACCTCGACCTCGAGCGCGAGGCCGCCCTGATGCTGATGCGCGAGTAG
- a CDS encoding YciI family protein, giving the protein MKQYLLSVYDGSGSGPSTARTQEEMRAFMGRVIALEEEMDRAGVFVFGGALHGPDASTVVKGGTGLDKVTTDGPFVEAKEHIGGFYVINAEDLDAAMAWAEKVVEAIDHDIEVRPFRATGRLADH; this is encoded by the coding sequence ATGAAGCAGTATTTGTTGTCGGTGTACGACGGGAGCGGCAGCGGGCCGTCGACGGCTAGGACCCAAGAGGAGATGCGGGCCTTCATGGGCCGCGTGATCGCGCTGGAAGAAGAGATGGATCGGGCCGGCGTGTTCGTGTTCGGTGGTGCGTTGCACGGTCCGGACGCGTCCACCGTGGTCAAGGGCGGTACCGGCCTGGACAAGGTGACGACGGATGGTCCCTTCGTGGAGGCGAAGGAGCACATCGGCGGCTTCTATGTCATCAACGCCGAGGATCTCGACGCGGCGATGGCCTGGGCGGAGAAGGTGGTGGAGGCCATTGATCACGACATCGAAGTACGGCCGTTCCGGGCCACCGGGCGACTCGCCGACCACTGA
- a CDS encoding VOC family protein — protein MTTPAPGTLAWFEVGTSDPDGAQKFYGSLFDWSFDADGPAAAGGMDYRNIKASGADAPMGGIFGTRGQVPDHAVFYILVADVEATCADAEQLGGSVVSKHLEPGPGAPAFAYLRDPSGNQFGIFTPPAT, from the coding sequence ATGACGACTCCCGCTCCGGGCACCCTGGCATGGTTCGAGGTCGGCACGAGCGACCCCGACGGCGCCCAGAAGTTCTACGGCAGCCTGTTCGACTGGAGCTTCGACGCGGACGGCCCCGCGGCCGCCGGCGGCATGGACTACCGCAACATCAAGGCCTCCGGCGCCGACGCGCCGATGGGCGGCATCTTCGGCACACGCGGGCAGGTTCCCGACCACGCGGTGTTCTACATCCTCGTCGCCGATGTCGAAGCCACCTGCGCCGACGCCGAGCAACTCGGCGGCTCCGTCGTGAGCAAGCACCTCGAACCGGGCCCCGGCGCCCCGGCGTTCGCCTATCTACGCGACCCCTCCGGCAACCAGTTCGGCATCTTCACCCCACCCGCGACCTGA
- a CDS encoding DUF1269 domain-containing protein, whose translation MGSDIKAPVDLYIAAYPDAGAAQGDWDAIKQAASDDVIKVDGLVLVSRAADGKINVDDDFHTARKGAVWGAVGGAVIGLIFPPSLLAGAAVGAGAGLGVGSLKSHREKKAIKADVEDTLPPNSSGIVALFEESWVTEVDKTLSHAAKVTKHEVDADSAAEVKGAAK comes from the coding sequence GTGGGATCTGACATCAAGGCTCCAGTCGACCTGTACATCGCTGCCTACCCGGACGCGGGCGCAGCCCAAGGTGATTGGGACGCTATCAAGCAAGCTGCCTCGGACGATGTGATCAAGGTCGACGGGCTCGTCCTGGTCAGTCGTGCGGCGGACGGCAAGATCAACGTCGACGACGATTTCCACACGGCCCGGAAAGGCGCTGTCTGGGGCGCGGTCGGTGGTGCCGTGATCGGCCTCATCTTCCCACCCAGCCTGCTGGCCGGCGCAGCGGTCGGTGCGGGCGCGGGACTGGGCGTAGGTAGCCTCAAGTCCCATCGAGAGAAGAAGGCGATCAAGGCCGACGTCGAAGACACCCTGCCGCCGAACAGCTCGGGAATCGTGGCGCTGTTCGAGGAATCGTGGGTCACCGAGGTCGACAAGACGCTGTCGCATGCGGCCAAGGTCACCAAGCACGAGGTCGACGCGGACAGCGCGGCGGAGGTCAAGGGCGCGGCGAAGTAG
- a CDS encoding glycoside hydrolase family 15 protein, translating into MKDYPLIADHGLIGDLQTAALVSTDGSIDWFCAPRFDSPSVFGALLDHEKGGHFRIRPAHGTFETKQLYFPDTAILITRFLTEAGVGEVIDFMPVTSSSHATQNHRIVRLLRCVRGRMTFDLDIAPRFDYGRKAHQWHATEHGGVCTSDGSTLTVHIVREPGDARLSRPRVDDTGDVQVSFTLEAGQQRGVMLETAADGPPREIRAAEAQQLFDDTAAFWRTWLAQSTYTGRWREMLQRSAITLKLMTYAPTGGLVAAPTAALPEQIGGERNWDYRYTWIRDASFSIYALLRMGFTDEAAAFSGWLRDRVKEKAGGASGPLNIMYRVDGSSDLTEETLEHWEGYRGSRPVHIGNGASDQLQLDIYGEALDSLYFADQRSLAIGHEGWLAVRDLLDWLTDNWDQPEEGIWETRGGRKDFTYGRVMCWAAFDRAIRLATSRSRPGPLDQWTRARDAIYDQVMDRGWDPERGAFVQQYGSKVLDSSLLRMPTVGFITPRDPLWLSTLRAMDSELVTDSLVYRYNPEASPDGLRGSEGTFSLCTFMYVDALGKAGRIEEARLTFEKMLTYANHLGLYSEEIALTGEQIGNFPQAFTHLALVDAAMTLDAQLDRKQRPES; encoded by the coding sequence ATGAAGGACTACCCGTTGATCGCGGACCACGGACTGATCGGGGACCTGCAGACCGCCGCCCTCGTCAGCACGGACGGCTCGATCGACTGGTTCTGCGCACCCCGCTTCGACTCGCCGAGTGTGTTCGGGGCACTGCTGGACCACGAGAAGGGCGGCCACTTCCGGATCCGTCCGGCGCATGGCACCTTCGAAACCAAGCAGCTGTACTTTCCGGACACGGCGATCCTCATCACGCGCTTCCTGACCGAGGCCGGTGTCGGTGAGGTGATCGACTTCATGCCGGTGACGAGCAGTTCGCACGCGACCCAGAACCATCGGATCGTGCGGCTGCTTCGCTGCGTCCGCGGCCGGATGACGTTCGACCTGGACATCGCACCGCGGTTCGACTACGGGCGCAAGGCTCATCAGTGGCACGCGACCGAACACGGCGGTGTCTGCACGAGCGACGGCTCGACGCTGACCGTTCACATCGTGCGTGAGCCAGGCGACGCGCGTCTGTCCCGGCCTCGGGTGGACGACACCGGCGACGTACAGGTGTCGTTCACCTTGGAGGCAGGGCAGCAGCGTGGGGTGATGCTCGAGACCGCGGCCGACGGGCCGCCGCGGGAGATCAGGGCCGCCGAGGCGCAGCAGTTGTTCGACGACACGGCCGCCTTCTGGCGGACGTGGTTGGCGCAGTCCACCTACACAGGTCGCTGGCGCGAGATGCTCCAGCGGTCGGCGATCACGCTGAAGCTGATGACCTACGCGCCGACCGGTGGCTTGGTGGCCGCGCCGACGGCCGCGCTGCCGGAGCAGATCGGCGGGGAGCGGAACTGGGACTACCGCTACACCTGGATCCGGGACGCGTCGTTCTCCATCTACGCCCTGCTGCGGATGGGGTTCACCGATGAGGCAGCTGCCTTCAGCGGCTGGCTGCGGGACCGCGTGAAGGAGAAGGCCGGCGGGGCCAGTGGACCGCTGAACATCATGTACCGCGTCGACGGCTCCTCCGACCTCACCGAGGAGACCCTGGAGCACTGGGAGGGCTACCGCGGCTCCCGCCCGGTGCACATCGGCAACGGTGCCTCCGATCAGTTGCAGTTGGACATCTACGGCGAGGCGCTGGACAGCCTCTACTTCGCCGACCAGCGCAGCCTCGCCATTGGCCACGAGGGCTGGCTCGCGGTCCGGGACCTGCTCGACTGGCTCACCGACAACTGGGACCAGCCCGAGGAGGGCATCTGGGAGACCCGGGGCGGGCGCAAGGACTTCACCTATGGCCGGGTCATGTGCTGGGCGGCGTTCGACCGGGCGATCCGGCTCGCCACCAGCCGGTCGCGGCCAGGACCGCTGGACCAGTGGACCCGCGCCCGCGACGCGATCTACGACCAGGTCATGGACCGTGGATGGGACCCGGAACGCGGTGCGTTCGTCCAGCAGTACGGCAGCAAGGTGCTCGACTCGTCACTGCTGCGGATGCCCACGGTGGGGTTCATCACCCCACGGGATCCGCTGTGGCTGTCGACGCTGCGGGCGATGGACTCCGAGCTGGTCACCGACAGCCTCGTCTACCGCTACAACCCTGAGGCATCGCCGGACGGCCTCCGCGGCTCGGAGGGCACGTTCTCGCTGTGCACGTTCATGTACGTCGACGCGCTCGGCAAGGCCGGCCGGATCGAAGAGGCGCGGCTCACCTTCGAGAAGATGCTCACCTACGCCAACCACCTCGGCCTGTACTCCGAGGAGATCGCGCTCACCGGCGAGCAGATCGGCAACTTCCCCCAGGCGTTCACCCACCTCGCCCTGGTCGACGCCGCCATGACCCTGGACGCCCAGCTCGACCGAAAACAACGGCCAGAGAGCTGA
- a CDS encoding sigma-70 family RNA polymerase sigma factor gives MDDVERVFRDAHGQAVATLVRVFGDIGLAEDAVQDAFVTAMDRWPRDGVPVNPAGWIVATARNRAVDVVRRKRRGRELTELMATERIRTGADDADLLDPLRDDQLRLIFTCCHPALRVEHQVALTLRLIAGLTPAEVAAAFLVSEDTMLKRLVRAKYKIKAANIPYRVPDDEELPARLRAVLSVLYLVYNAGAEDIGRTALRADAIRLTRLLGVLLPDEPEVSGLLALILLNEARIRARGPGGEVVLLKDQDRSLWDGELIDEGQSLVLGCLRRRRLGPFQLQAAIQAVHCAAARYEDTDWATIVRFYDRLVAVMPTPVVALNRAIAAAETLGPRDGLLLVDELEEQLATYHPWHAARASILDRLGRRAEASEAYTRAAQLARTDPTRQFLLNQSRQPSSD, from the coding sequence GTGGATGACGTCGAGCGGGTGTTCCGCGACGCGCACGGGCAGGCGGTGGCCACGTTGGTCCGGGTGTTCGGCGACATCGGGCTGGCCGAGGACGCCGTACAGGACGCCTTCGTGACCGCGATGGATCGCTGGCCACGCGACGGTGTCCCGGTCAACCCGGCCGGCTGGATCGTCGCCACGGCGCGGAACCGTGCGGTCGACGTCGTACGGCGGAAGCGGCGCGGACGCGAGCTGACCGAGCTCATGGCGACGGAACGGATCCGCACCGGGGCCGATGACGCTGACCTCCTTGATCCCTTGCGCGACGATCAACTGCGGCTGATCTTCACCTGCTGCCACCCGGCCCTGAGGGTCGAGCATCAGGTGGCGCTCACCCTCCGCCTCATCGCCGGTCTCACGCCGGCGGAGGTGGCCGCGGCCTTCCTGGTGAGTGAGGACACGATGCTGAAGCGCCTGGTGCGGGCGAAGTACAAGATCAAGGCCGCGAACATCCCGTACCGGGTGCCTGACGACGAGGAACTTCCGGCGCGGCTGCGGGCCGTGCTTTCCGTGCTGTACCTGGTGTACAACGCCGGTGCCGAGGACATCGGCCGGACTGCCCTGCGCGCGGACGCGATCCGGCTGACCCGGCTGCTCGGCGTCCTGCTGCCGGACGAGCCGGAGGTGTCCGGCCTGCTCGCGCTCATCCTGCTCAACGAGGCGCGGATCCGGGCCCGGGGTCCTGGCGGGGAAGTCGTGTTGCTGAAGGACCAGGATCGGTCCCTGTGGGACGGCGAGTTGATCGACGAGGGTCAGTCGCTCGTGCTCGGTTGTCTGCGGCGGCGCAGGCTGGGGCCGTTCCAGTTGCAGGCCGCGATCCAGGCTGTGCATTGTGCGGCGGCGAGGTACGAGGACACCGACTGGGCCACGATCGTCCGCTTCTACGACCGACTGGTGGCAGTCATGCCGACGCCCGTCGTCGCTTTGAACCGGGCCATCGCCGCAGCCGAGACTCTGGGGCCGCGCGATGGTCTGCTCCTGGTCGACGAGCTCGAAGAACAACTCGCCACGTATCACCCATGGCACGCAGCCCGCGCCTCCATCCTCGACCGCCTAGGCCGTCGAGCCGAAGCATCCGAGGCCTACACCCGAGCCGCCCAACTGGCCCGAACCGACCCCACCAGACAGTTCCTCCTCAACCAGAGCCGTCAGCCATCATCTGATTGA
- a CDS encoding SulP family inorganic anion transporter, with protein MPAVGVVRSYERAWLPKDVVAGLVLSALLVPQGMAYAELAGLPPVTGLYTSVLCLLGYAVFGPSRVLVLGPDSSLGPMIAATIAPLLLADGDPARAVALASMLAVMVGVVMVVAGVARFGFVADLLSKPTQIGYMNGLALTIVIGQLAKLFGFSVDADGLVAEARAFLSGLADGEANATAAVLGVGSLVGILLLNQLLPKLPSVLIVVVLAAVLVNGFDLESRDVDTVGVLPQGFPPFTVPAVSWGDLPPLFVGALAIAVVALADTMSTASAFAARKGDRVRGNQEMVGIGAANIAAGVFQGFPVSTSGSRTAVAEQAGSRSQVTGIVGAGMITMVLVFATSLMQYVPQPTLGAIVIAAALSLADMTGTRRLWHQRRTEFALSIVALLGVALLGVLPGILVAVGLSILNVFRRAWWPHQAELGRVEGIAGLHDTDSYPDAQLLRGLVVYRFDAPLIFANARMFSEKVREIAADDPGLRWIIVAAEPITDVDTTASDMLQDLDAWLNARGVSLVFAELKHPVREKIERYELTRTINPEHFHPTLDEAVAAYVRQTDASWRSPQPEADDGGSRR; from the coding sequence GTGCCTGCTGTGGGAGTGGTCAGGTCGTACGAGCGCGCGTGGTTACCGAAGGACGTCGTCGCCGGCCTCGTGTTGTCGGCGCTGCTGGTGCCACAGGGGATGGCGTACGCCGAACTGGCCGGTCTGCCGCCTGTGACCGGGTTGTACACCTCGGTCCTGTGCCTGCTCGGCTACGCGGTCTTCGGACCCTCCAGAGTGCTGGTGCTCGGTCCCGACTCGTCCCTGGGCCCGATGATCGCGGCAACGATCGCGCCACTCCTGCTCGCCGACGGTGACCCCGCACGGGCCGTCGCGCTCGCTTCGATGCTGGCCGTGATGGTCGGTGTGGTGATGGTGGTCGCCGGGGTGGCCCGGTTCGGGTTCGTGGCGGACCTGCTGTCGAAGCCGACCCAGATCGGCTACATGAACGGGCTCGCGCTCACCATCGTGATAGGTCAGTTGGCCAAGCTGTTCGGGTTCTCGGTCGATGCCGACGGGTTGGTGGCCGAGGCGCGTGCGTTCTTGTCGGGGCTCGCGGACGGCGAGGCCAACGCGACGGCCGCGGTCCTCGGGGTGGGTTCGCTCGTCGGCATCCTGCTACTGAATCAGCTGCTGCCCAAACTGCCGAGCGTGCTCATCGTCGTGGTGCTGGCCGCCGTACTGGTCAACGGGTTCGACCTGGAGTCGCGGGACGTCGACACGGTCGGCGTGCTCCCACAAGGTTTTCCGCCCTTCACGGTCCCAGCGGTCAGCTGGGGCGATCTGCCGCCGCTGTTCGTCGGAGCGCTCGCCATCGCCGTCGTCGCGCTCGCCGACACGATGTCGACGGCGTCGGCGTTCGCCGCGCGCAAAGGCGATCGGGTGCGCGGAAACCAGGAGATGGTCGGCATCGGTGCCGCCAACATCGCGGCCGGGGTGTTCCAGGGCTTCCCGGTCAGCACCAGCGGGTCGCGCACCGCCGTCGCCGAGCAGGCCGGCTCCCGGTCCCAGGTGACCGGCATCGTCGGCGCCGGGATGATCACCATGGTCCTGGTCTTCGCCACCTCCCTGATGCAGTACGTGCCTCAGCCCACCTTGGGCGCGATCGTCATCGCGGCCGCGCTGTCGCTGGCCGACATGACCGGGACGCGCCGGCTGTGGCATCAGCGCCGGACAGAGTTCGCGCTCTCGATCGTCGCGCTGCTCGGTGTGGCGCTCCTGGGGGTACTGCCCGGCATTCTCGTCGCCGTCGGTCTGTCCATCCTCAACGTCTTCCGCCGCGCCTGGTGGCCGCACCAGGCCGAGCTCGGCCGGGTGGAGGGAATCGCGGGCCTGCACGACACCGACAGCTACCCCGACGCCCAGCTCCTGCGCGGTCTGGTCGTCTACCGTTTCGACGCGCCTCTGATCTTCGCGAACGCGCGGATGTTCAGTGAGAAGGTGCGGGAGATCGCTGCCGATGATCCCGGCCTCCGCTGGATCATCGTGGCCGCCGAACCGATCACAGACGTCGACACCACGGCCTCCGACATGCTGCAGGACTTGGACGCCTGGCTCAATGCGCGCGGTGTGTCCCTGGTCTTCGCGGAGCTGAAACATCCGGTGCGCGAGAAGATCGAGCGGTACGAACTCACCCGCACGATCAACCCGGAGCACTTCCACCCGACGCTCGACGAGGCTGTCGCGGCGTACGTACGGCAGACGGACGCGAGCTGGCGCAGTCCGCAGCCGGAGGCTGACGACGGAGGCTCGCGGCGATAG